The Acinonyx jubatus isolate Ajub_Pintada_27869175 chromosome F2, VMU_Ajub_asm_v1.0, whole genome shotgun sequence DNA window CCTGGGCCTGCCTGATgtgggagggctggaggctgAGGAGCTCTGAGCCCGGAGGTGGCCATCTCCTCCTGCCTGTCCCCTCCCACGTGTGTCCCAGTCACTGGCAGGGCTGTGGCCCCGCGCCTCCCAGGGCCCTGGTCAGCGCCCAGGTGTGTGCCTCTTTGGAGCTGCAGGGGGATGGCTTTGGCGCATGGCTTGCAGGGACAGCAGCCCTCCAGAGCTGCCTGTCAGGGGCTGTCCCGGGGCCTGGGGAGGCACgcgccccctcccctgttcggcctccacccccaccctcacgcTCTCTTGGCAGCGGCTGCAGGAGCCTTGGCTGCCCGCCCGATCTGGCCTCTGTGCGTTTAGAGaacagagacaaaacaaaataaattggtTTCCTGGCCGGAGCAGCGGGCGCACACGGTGAGGGGGGGCCAGCGCAGTGCGGctccctgcctgtctcccccCTCCCAGGGGCTCTGGCTGTCGGCAGCCACATCCTGTCGGCTACTTTTTTATATTTGGTATTTTGAGAAATCGATGATGGTTGTAAATGGAGTgcagaggcgggggaggggcctcGGCCTGCCCACAGGGAGGCGCTCCTCCCGGCCCGGCCTGCGGGGGCCGCTTCCTCTGGCAATGACTATCCCATATGTGTGAGTGACAGGAGGGGGCCCGATGCCCGCCTTCCTGAGCTCTGCCAGCACAGCCGGCCTGCGGCTCGAGGGGGCGGCAGAGCCCAGCCTTCAGGAGCCGCGCCAGGCCCGGCGGACGCTTCCCTGAGCAGCACGTGTGCCTGGGGTGCTCCGGGTCCTTCCGTGCTGACTTTGTGGGTGTCTCTGCCATCCTGGCAAAGCGGGGTGGGCTTCAGGGAACAGGCCTGGGGGCCAGGCGGCGAGGGGTCCCGTCGGGCACCTGAACAGACCCGGCGCAGAGCATAGGGCTCGGGGGCCGCCGTCCGGGCACATTCCTGGTGTCAGAGCTACACCTTCTCCCTGCAGCGTGCTTAGAGGTGGTCGGCACCGGGTGGACCCCACTCGGGCTCTGGCCGGCGGCAGACGTGTCCTCACGGGTTTCGTGCtcctgggagagagaatcttcttGGATGCTGCTGTGCGGTGGCCACACCTGGAGTCCCTTCCCCTgggccctgccccgccccgccccacccctgggTCTGGATCTGAGGCCTGAGCTGGTGTGTGCTGGGGCTTCTGGACCCTCTGACTGCTGGCCTCGGCTTtggggagccccccaccccagatgcTGACTGATGAGTGGCAGTCTACCCTCGTGGGATGGTCTGAGTCCTGTTTCCGTACGTTTGCCCTCCTCAGTCCCCCAGACTCACATCCCAAGCCACGTTGGGGCCCAAGTCCCCTGGACGTGCCGCTGTGTCTGGCGGGGGGCCTGGTGTGGGGGGAGTCCGGAGCAGCCGCGGGCtgtgtccaccccacccccacacgtCCACCTCACTCCTCTCCCACGGCACCGCACCTCACAGACGTGATCTCATCCAGCCGCCGGACCcgggggaggtggggcggggtggggggagggggccggcggCCTTCGCGGCATCGGGGCCCCTCTTTGTTCCGAGCAgctgggagaaactgaggccggCGAGAGGTGAGAGGTGAGGGGTGGCTATTGAACTCTGGCCAGGGAGACCGGGAGGCATCCACCTCATCCCAGTCCCTGAGCCCCAGGGCCTGACCCCCTCCTGTCCACCGTGGGACCCTCCTGTGCCCGGAGAGACCTCCGCGGCGGGCGGGGGCCGGGCTGCAGCCCTGGCCGGCTCCGCGGCGCCCTGGCCTCCAAGTAACTTGGGATCCCGCGGGGACGAGCCCAGGCCTGTCTGCATCCAGAGCCCGCGATCCCCTCTGCTCTCTCGCCAAACGGCCGTTAATGGCTTCTCCCAGCTACTGAACCGGCAGCTGCCTCCAGCGCTGGCGGCCTCCCGCTCCTCCCGGGGCCGCCGCCCCGCCCATCCTGGCCGCCCGCGCGCTCCGAGCGCTTGCGTCGCTGCTGGCAGCGGGAGCCTGTCGGCTCAGGTTTCGGGCTGTTTGTGGAGAGCGCCCGGCGCTCAGCCTGCTCGTGTCGGCCTGACACCCCCACAGCCGGCCCGCAAGCGGGGCCGCCGGCCAGGCTCTGGTCTGTCCCTTCCCGCCGGTCTGACCCACGGCCTCGCAGGTGGTGGCCACAGGGTTCACTGGATGTGACGGCTGTGACCGCAGAGTGCCCCTCGGTGCCTCTGCCCGGCTCCGCCTCTGAGCCAGGCCTGCGGTGCCCGGTCGGAGGCACGCCCTCCTCTCCCCAGTgctgccccccccttcccccccccccccccccgtgctgcCTCCTTCCTTAGGAGAGAGGATTCCctcccgggggtgggggcaggggcagtgaggaGCGTGCAGTGGCTGAAGTAGCTGTCCCTTAAGAGGGATGTGGTACGTGTCCAGGGATAGCCCCGGGTCTCTCAGTGCGGGGCCCGTGTGGCCGCTGGCAGGTGACGGGGGGGCTGATTCAGAGCCACGGCACGTGGGTGGTGGAGGCCCCGGCCTGTTGCTCGTGCCCACTTGGAGCCAGTTTCCTTGGCAGCAGGAACCCAgcggggcaggtgggtgggagagtGCCTGGAGGGACCCGAGGGTTTGCCCTGGGGCTGGAGGTGTGGCTGCTGGCTTGTGGAGGgaaaggtggtgggggggggtagtgactgcagagggggctggggacaggggccaCAGGTAGGGGCTAGCTGTGTGTAGGCAGTGCTTGGGGCTGAGGTGAGTCCTCCGGGGTAAGATTCTGGAGCTCGCTGGAGATGGGATGGGGGCAGGTGTGGAGCTCTGGGGACCAACCTGAAGCAGCAGCAACTCTTTGAACAGTGGGTCTTGGAATGGGGTCTCCACCACTCAGCCGGGGGCCCCGAGCCTGGGCCCACACGCAGCACTCCAGAGGGGTTTCTGGGAGCGCCTGCCTGCAGGTAGTCAAGAGTCAGAGGGCCCCAGGTGGGACTGCTCACTGCACCTTGATCAGCCCCAGGAGAGGGTCAGGTGGGTGGGGGTCTGGGGTAGCCGAAGACCTGGGAGCTGGGGCAGCTTCGGCACCCTCTGCCCACCGCGTGGACCCCGTGGGGGCCAGGCAGTGGGCTCGAGGCCTCTGTGCTAGCACATGATGGCTCCGGCGGGCCTGGCCGGCAGCACTTTCGAGAGGGACGGGCAGATGGGGGTGATGGTGTCTGGGGTCGGCTTCTGCGGAGGTGCCCTGCTACCTGGGTTAGCAAATGTGAGTGGCAGTCTGATGGAGGTTTGGGAAGGTGGCTCCGAGCTCCCTGCTGGGGTCTCCTCACCTGGCTTTGGCCTTTGGGGCGGGAAGAGGCCAAGTAGGACCTGGCTTTCTTCCCTTTGGCCTGTGAACCAGGACTCATCCTGCTGGAACCTTCGATGGGTTCCGAGGCAGCAGGTGAGCCTGGGGCACACAGCCCGGCCTCCTCTGCCCGGTGCTCTGACAGAGGAGCGAGGAGAGGCCGGGGCTCAGGAAGGCTGAGTGGTGCTCAGAGACAGGCGGGAGCTTCGTGCAGGGGGAGCGGAGCGAACACTGCCGGCATTGTAATCGGAGAGGGgcaagggaaaagagagagcctGAGCGAGGGCGGCTGACCCCACGCTCCCAGGGGACAGGTGGGAGAGGCAGAACGAGGAGAGAGTGAAGGATTCCAGAGGTGGGCCGGCTTCCTCTCTCGCAGACAGACacgggagggaggtgggcagccGGCCAGCGCCCTACCTGCAGTTCCAATCTGCGGTCCTGACAGCTGCAGCcactttggggagggggaggggaggggctcctCGAGAGCGGAAAAATCCCAGCCGACACATCAGCCAGTTGTTGCTTGCCGCTTGTGTCCGGTGCAGTCTGGGGGGTGGGGTCCCCCGCTGGCCTCATCCCACAGGCTTGTGCTTGGGGCACAGAGGCCCCCCCAGGAGAGCACGGGGGTGTCTGTGTCCTCAGCCTGTACTCCGAGCTCGGTGCCTGACCTGGAGGGGTTGGTAGGTGCTTGCCCCTGCGGGGTCACATGTGCTTCCTGGCAGCCCACAGGTGCTGAGCAGGGTGGGGGCCGGCTGGCCTGCGGGCTGAGGCCTGGTGATGAATCATGTGGTGCCGCCAGCAGCTCATTCCCCCGGCCGGGGACAGGGAGCTGACAGCCGGGGCCGATCAGAGTGTTTCCAGCCCAGCTTGGCCCACAGAGGCGGCTGCTGGCCCAGGGCGCGGGCTCGGCCCCTCCTTTCCAGCTGTCTCTGGGGCGCGCATGCAGGGAACCCGGGGTCTTTGTCCCTCTCAGTGGACGACGAGGCTGGCcttctgggagggaggcagggcctgCAGCGGGCACAGAGCACCTGCCGCCCCAGCCCAGCCGCCGTAGTAGCTGAGTGGACTCCGGTGGGGCTGCTGGGCTCGGGCTCTGGCTGGCCcgccacccccgccaccccccgccccccccccccccccccccccccccccccccgtctggtTTGAATTTCTGGAGCAGTGAAGGGTGACGGAGcgctcctcccccgcccctccgctCTCTCCTGTTGGCTGGCGGGCCAGgccctcgccgccgccgccgccgccgccgctgctacCGGTGCAGCTCGGGGAGCGCCGGGCCCACTGCCCAGGCCCGAGTCGGCCAAGCTGCAGCCACTGTTGGAGTCACAGGGCCTGCCGTGGAGAGCTGGGCCTGTGTGCCCTGGGCCCTGACGGGCTGGGTCTCTGGGGACCATCCTTCTGTCTTCTCCCACCCGTTTTCCGGATTCGGAAGACCCCCCGCAGGGTCCTCCTGACACCCCGTCAGCTCTGGGGCTCGGGGTCCCCTCCGTTTGCGCTCTCAGCCTCGTGTGTGGGTGCGGCACTGCGCTGTGGTCGCAAGGTGGGCGCCTGCTCGGGTACTCATCATCTTGGGGGGCTTCATGAGGGGGGTCTGCGGCCCCCATCCAGGCTCGGGTGTGGAGATGTGATTCTagtaggggtggggcaggtgggccatgccccctccccccacccccacagaacCGCACCCGGTGCCCAGTGAAGCAGGGGGGTGAGCACAAAGACCCTGGGGTACACCTGCCTCCCTGGACACCTCCCCCAGGTCCcgcctgggaggagaggggatgCCTTTCTCAGCCCCCCATCTGGACCCCCGTGTCTCCGGCCTGGGTCCTGGCTCCCCAGGcaggcgggtggggtgggggcttctGCAGTGACCCGGcttgccctctccctccttcctctggccAGCTGTAGGCTCCTGCAGGattaaggaaaggaaatttgGGGTTGGGTTTCTCTCCGAATGGAACCTGCCGTGGCGACTTTTTATCCTGTTATATTTCTATCACGTTGGACAGAGCCCCCCTCTAGCCCTTAATGGCTCTGGCTTTGAGAATTTCCTCCAGAATTACTCCACCACTTCCTGCTTTGCAGGTCCCCGGAGCCCCTCTGTGCAGAGGAGGGGGGCAGCTCTGGGCCTGCCCTGTTGGGGTGCCCACGTGGGCCTTAGCACCTGGCCTCTCCCCGGGGCCCGGGGGAGTGTGTCAGTGGGGGCCCCTGAGCCTGTGCTGAGGGCTGGGAGGGCCCAGGGCCGACACCTGGCGCCCTCGGCCATTCCCTACCCGGTCTGGCCGGAAGTCAGGCTGCTGGCCCGCCTGGCCAGCGTGGGGGAGGTGGCTCGTGGAAGGCCACCCCCTGCCTTTCTTCTGTGCTGTGCCAGCAGAGCTGGAGCCACTAAACCGTAATTGTCACCTGCAGGATTTTAATGGTCAGCCAGCTGTGCACAGCTCGGGGAGGGGGCCTGAAATTGCCCTCCTCACAGgcaggtggggcctttggaggaGCTCGGCGGAGCAGGGCGGTGGGCGGCCAGGGTTCCTTTCTGTGTGAGCAGCGCTGCAAGTGGCTGGGTGTAGGGCTGGGGGAGCCAGGGCAGCCCCCGCAGGGGTGGGCACCCCGGGGTGCCTGCAGATGGGTGCCATCTGGCCCGCACCCTTAGGCCCGCCGAGGCTCGGAGACCCGCTCCAACGGCAGTGCCCCTCACTCAGCCTCTTGGCTGAGTGTCCACTTCTTGGGTCTCTGTGGCAAAGGGTGAGGCCCCAAGGCTTGGCATGATTGTGCTGCCGGCCCTGGATTCCTCACCCCTGCAGGGGAGGCATGGGCGCCAGGCAGGCCCTGGGAGTGGAGGCTGCCCTGCTTGGTCCCTTGCCGTGGGCCAGTGGgccccctctctcctttcctagccttgctctcccccacccatctccttcAGCCACCAGGCCGGGAGGAGGTACCTCGCTGTGCTCAGGCCTGGGAGGGACGGCCCAGCCCCTGGAAGGTGGACGCCTTCCCTGGGAGCTGGTGCCTCTGGGCCCAGGGAGGATGGGGCATGAAGAGACCGCCCTGAGAGCTGGGAGTGTGGTCTTGGGCTGGGCTCAGGCTGGATTCTGAACCTTCCAGAAAACAGTGCTTCCACGGTTGGacgatattgttttgtttttaattatacaaagtTTCCAGACTTTATATTATCATATCAAAGACACAAAATACCAGCACGTAGTGACCAGAAGAAAACCCAGGTAGGAAGCCAGCACAGAAGGTTCCAGTGGACCTGGGCCAGCTGGGCCAGTGCAGAGTCCTGCCGCCGCTTGTCCGTCCATTGGCCCCAGAGGAGCCTGAGGCGCCCTCACAGGAGGCCTGTGCCTGAGTCGGGTCCACGGGGGGGCTCTCTGTGGAGAGCCCAGCGGCGTCGCCTCTAACTCCGAATCGTAGTCTTTCTGTCTCGGTCCTTGctctgcagaggggagggggtggtgtcAGGGCCCGGGTGGAGACCCAGTGCCAGCCCGCGCCTGGGCTTCCCCGCTGGGTGCTGTCTCGGGTGGCGGGTGCTGCACCCCCTTCCGCGCTCACCCCGGCGTCCCCGTGCACTTTGGGGAAGAGAGCACGGTGCTGCACAGCCGAAACTGTAAAATTAAGTTTCCCAGATGTTCAGGCCCCAGGAGCTCACGCGTGCCGTCTGGAGAGGAAATGGGGATCGGGAAAAGCCGCGCCGCGTTTTCTCCCTGCTCACCCTGCTTTTCCGGTGCCACCGagcgcagcagcagcagctgtaaATCACAGCCGGCCAGCGCTCCCGCAacgtgcccctctcccccagcctgtCTGCAGACCCCACAGCCACACAGAGGTCTGAGTGGGCAGCCCCAGGGGCGTGGGCCAGGGCCGGAGGAGAGGCAGCAGGTGCCCGATAAGCCTTAGGCCGGCGCCAGGGGCTGTGGCAGGGCCAATGGATTAGGGGGGTGATGTCCCCTTCCTTCGGGGACAGGGTGGGTGGCCAGAGTCGCTTGAACTCTGGTCTGGTCCCAGCCTCTTACAGTTTTAGTGGCCTCCCTGCTTCGTAGACTGccgcttcccccccacccccccccacctgacCCTGGGTGGCCCTCTTCGGTCCCCGTGGGAACCTGTGGCCCTGGGGGGGGGAAGGCCCAAGAAGGTCCAGCCCTGCCTGCTCCAGCTGGGCCCTTGCTGTGCTCCTCCCTCCCCGGGGTCCCGGGGCACAGTAGGTCACAGGTGCggccgggggtgggtggggatgggggggcgcTCTGCCTGCCTCTGGCCCCACTCTCTGCCCAACAGGTGTGGGTAGTAGCTAGGGTCCTACGGAAGCAGGGGCCACCACATCCTCCTCGCCTCTCTTCCCACGGATGCCCGGTGGGCGACACTCACCAACTTTCTCTGGTTGCTGAGGCAGAAGGTACAGATCTGTTTGGGCTGGGCGTTCTCGCCGTcgcgggtggggggtggtgggggcggtgGCGGGGGGCTGCCGGGGCGCGCAGCGTGGAAGAAGGCAGGCCCCGAGTGGCACGGCTGCCCGTCGCCGCAGGCCTCGCCCACCAGCAGCACGTTGCCCAGGTGCGAGATGTAGCTGGAGGCCAGGCGCAGCGTCTCGATCTTGGAGAGCTTGCGGTCGGCCGGCTCCGTGGGGATGAGCGTGCGCAGAGCCGTGAAGGCCGTGTTCACGCTGTTGGTGCGGTCCCGCTCGCGCGCGTTCGCTGTGTGCCGCTGCCGGGGCTCGCGGCCCGGCCGCCCCCCGGGCCCCGGggcgccgccccccgcccgcctgCCCCCGGCCCGCCTCCGGGTGCCCTGGAGGCCGCAGCGCGCCGCGTGCACGCGGCAGGGCTTCTCGTCGGAGCCCGAGCTCTCGCTGCCACGGTCCTCGTCCTCCGACAGCGGGCTCACCTCGGGGTACAGGTAGCGGCCGGGCGGCGCCGAGCGCAGCATGGCGAAGGACATGGGGCCGGCGGGCGCGCCGTCAGCTCCGCCTTGCGCAGCGCATGCCGCCAGCCGCGCGGCCGCCCGGGGGGCCGGGGAGGCGCGGGTCTCGGTGGCCCGCGGTGGCGGCTGCGGCGCCGCGCGCACGTGTGCGTCCCGGGCTGGAGCTGGGCCGCGGGCCGGGCCTTTATAGTGGCggcggcccctcccccgcgccggcccgccctcctccccgcctcccagCCCCCGGAGGCCGCACGGAGCAGGGGCCCTCGTCCCTCTGCCTTCTCGCGCCACGCTGAAGAAGCCTGGAGCATCTCGCTTCCTCTGGGGACGCGGGGAAGCGGGAATCCCCTGATGGGTGGTACCAGGGCTCtgcagctccctccctctccctcagctgggggggtggggaggtgagcaGGAGTGGGTCACAAGTGGGACCCATGACCCAGGCTGGTCTTCTCCCCTGGCACGATCAAGTTAACTCAGATGCCCTGGCCCTGGTGCCTGGCCACAccctgtttgtctgtctctccctcctgtgTACACTTGAGCCTTTTGTGCcaggcagagtggggagggggtacAGAGGAGCCCTGAGGGGTGGAGTCGTGTGTGGGGTCACCCGGTGGCACACATTCTGGCGTCAGCTGTACTCTCTGCCCGGGACCCTCCTCTTTCCCAGCTTCTGCCTGTATCCCTGCTCTgggaacccccccacccccacccccaccccgccattcCCGTTTTGCATGCTCCGGGGTGTGTTCAATACAGGGATGGCCGCATGGACTGGAATTGGGCCTGTGTAGAGTGGGAGCCCCCCCTTCCTGTGCAGAGGAGGACAGGGGCACGGGGGTGTGCCTGGAAGATGGGCTTGCTGGGAGGGGAGTACACAAGtcggcagggctgggctgggcaggtgcAGATGGGGagagcccgggggggggggccctgtgCCCCTTGCAAGGGGCCCTTGGGCTCCCTGCTGCGCTCAGTCTCATCTGGGCCCCTCCCCCTGTGGCCACTGTTCAGGAAGCGGCCGCCTGGGCAGCAGTCTCCGTGCTGGGCGGAGGGAGGGTGGTGGCTGGCAGGGGCCTCGACCAGGAATGTGTGTCCAGGAATGTGGCTGCtctgggatgggggggggagggggggcggcagGCAGCACCAGggagggttgtgggggggggggtcccctgaATGTCTGCAGGGCAGAAGGCAGTGGTTTCTCCCTCCCCTTGGAGCGGGTTGTGGGGTCTTCCCTGAGTCCCTGCCCGTGGCTACCCGTTTTTGCCTAAGGCCCCCACCAGGGGAGGGAGCCCATGGGCGATGAGGTCACCCTTGTCTGTGGCTGCCCAGAGTCCTGGCCAAGGAATCCAGGGGGGAGGCTCTGGGGTTGGCACCACTTCAGTGGAAAATGTGAAGGTACAGCTCCGGCGCCTCTGAGGGCCAGtcaggggggcggtgggggacaGCACTGGCCGCCGTGCCACGTCACACCCCAGGGAGAGGGCCtgtgtcagggtgcctggggacTGTCCCCCCGGCCTCCTTAGGGACCCACCCTGGCCTGAGACTTGGGGAGCTTGAAGGGAGGGGTGGGCACGGTGGGTGCCCGGTGCCGACGCGCTGGCCTGCTGCCCCCAGGACATCCGGAACACGGTGGGCAATGTGCCCCTGGAGTGGTACGAGGACTTCCCCCACGTGGGCTATGACCTGGACGGCAGGCGCATCTACAAGCCCCTGCGTACCCGTGACGAGCTGGACCAGTTCCTGGACAAAATGGACAACCCTGATTACTGGTGAGCCGGCTCGGGGCAGGGCCTGTGGGGTCAGGGCAAGGGGTCCCGGAGCTTGGCTCTGACAGGTGGCTCCCCAGGCGCACGGTGCAGGACCGGACGACGGGTCACGATGTGCGGCTGACGGACGAGCAGGTGGCTCTGGTGCGGCGGCTGCAGAGCGGCCAGTTTGGGGACGTGAGCTTCGACCCGTACGAGGTGGGTGGCGGCAGCTCGCCCTGGGTGtccggggcggcggcggggccccGGCCCACAcatctgtgtcttttcttccaGCCTGCCGTGGACTTCTTCAGCGGGGACCTGATGGTCCACCCAGTGACCAACCGTCCCGCTGACAAGCGCAGCTTCATCCCGTCCCtggtggagaaggagaaggtgggTGCAGCGCTGCATCCGGGCCTGTGCGCCCCTGCGCCCCCCGTGCCCCGAGCCGACCTGGTCTGCCCTTGCAGGTGTCTCGCATGGTGCACGCCATCAAGATGGGCTGGATCCAGCCTCGCCGGCCCCAGGACCCCACGCCCAGCTCCTATGACCTGTGGGCGCAGGAAGACCCCGACGCCGTGCTGGGCCGGCACAAGATGCACGTGCCCGCTCCGAAGCTGGCCCTACCCGGCCACGCGGAGTCCTACAACCCGCCTCCAGAGTACCTGCTCAGCGAAGACGAGGTGGGCCTCGCgccacggggggtgggggtggggggcaccggGCCCCGTCCCTGGCCCCGAGCTCCCAGCTCACCCCTGTCTCCGCAGCGTCTGGCGTGGGAGCGGCAGGAGCCGGGCGAGAGGAGGCTCAACTTCCTGCCACACAGGTTCCCGAGCCTGCGGGCCGTACCCGCATACGGCCGCTTCATCCAGGAACGGTTCGAGCGCTGCCTTGACCTCTACCTGTGCCCGCGGCAGCGCAAGATGAGGgtgtgtgggcgggggagggggggcggagaggggggGAAGGTGCGCCCGGGCAGGGGCACAGGACGTGGGGATGGGGTGACTGTTCGCTCTCCTATCCAGGTGAACGTGGACCCAGAAGACCTCATCCCTAAACTGCCGAGGCCGCGGGACCTGCAGCCTTTCCCCACGTGCCAGGCCCTGGTAGGCTGtcgggcgggtgggggagggagtgcgTGGGTGCGTCGGTCTCCTTACTCCTCCTCCTCTGTAGGTCTACAGGGGCCACAGCGACCTTGTCCGCTGCCTTAGTGTATCCCCGGAGGGCCAGTGGCTGGCTTCAGGTGAGCCTGAGGTGGGGGCACTCCCAGCTCGGGGGGCCGGGTGGGAGGACCAGGTGGCGAAGGCCTTGTTCGCTGTGTCCAGGCTCCGACGATGGCTCCGTGCGGCTCTGGGAGGTGGCTACCGCCCGCTGCATGAGGACCGTGCCCGTGGGGGGCGTGGTGAGGAGCATCGCCTGGAACCCTCACCCTACCCTCTGCCTGGTGGCCGTGGCAGTGTAAGTGCGAGGCCCCAGggggcgccgggggggggggggggagggggcggcgggcaCGGGCCCGAGCCTCAGGGGCTGTGTGTCACTCTGGCCTGCAGACAGGACTCGGTGTTGCTACTGAATCCGGCCCTGGGGGACCGGCTAGTGGTGGGCGGCACGGACCAGCTGCTGAGCACCTTCGTCCCGCCCCAGGAGCCCGCCGTGCAGCCTGCCAGCTGGCTGGAGGCCTCGGAGGAGGAGCGCCAGAGGGGCCTGCGGCTGCGCGTCTCCCACGGCAAGGTGTGGGGGCTGCGGGGTCAGGATgtgccgggcggggggggggggggggagcggtggTAGCCGGGGGACCCAGCTCAGCCAGCGTCGCTTCCTGCAGCCAGTGACGCAGGTGACGTGGCACGGGCGTGGGGACTACATGGCCGTGGTGCTGGCCACCGCCGGCCACACACAGGTGCTGATCCATCAGCTGAGCCGGCGCCGCAGCCAGAGCCCCTTCCGCCGCAGCCACGGACAGGTGCAGCGGGTGGCCTTCCACCCTGTCCGCCCCTTCCTGCTGGTGGCTTCCCAGCGTGGCGTCCGCCTTTACCACCTGCTGCGCCAGGAGCTCACCAAGAAGCTGAGACCGAACTGCAAATGGGTGTCCAGCCTGGCGGTGCACCCCGCAGGTGagggcgttgggggggggggtgttggggggggtgttgggggggagCGTGCACCCCGCAGGTCCTCACGACCCCATCTGCTCCCAGGGGACAATGTCATCTGTGGCAGCTATGACAGCAAGCTGGTGTGGTTCGACCTGGACCTTTCCAGCGAGCCGTACAGGGTACTGAGGTGAGGCGCCTATGCGGATGTGGGTGCtggcctgtccctcccctgccctagCTTGCCctcacccagcccctgccctgcaggCACCACAAGAAGGCCCTGAGGGCTGTGGCCTTCCATGCCCGGTACCCGCTCTTTGCATCTGGCTCCGACGACGGGAGCATCATCGTCTGCCATGGGATGGTGTACAAGTGAGTGCTGgacctgccccgccccccccccccccccctccgcctgGGGGCTGCGCTTCCCTGACCCgagtccctctcccctcccccacagtgaTCTGCTGCAGAACCCACTGCTGGTGCCTGTGAAGGTGCTGCGGGGGCACACGCTGACCCGAGACCTGGGCGTTCTGGACGTGGCCTTCCACCCCACCCAGCCATGGGTCTTCTCCTCCGGGGCCGATGGCACTGTCCGCCTCTTCACCTAGGCCACCCTGCGTCCCCAGGCGCACGTGTGTTCAGGACCCTTAATAGAGGTGTTCTCCCTGCTGACCAGTGGTGTGACCTTGACTTGGGCTTCCTGACcagctcccacccccccaccccatagcTTGGGGCCTTTTTCGCCTGGTGCACAGGGGCACCCCACAGACCCACCCCACAAGGGCAGGCTACGTCCTGGCACGCCTATGCCAGCTGCTGAGGAGCGGATGGCTTTATTAGAAACCAGGGGTTACAGCAGCTTGCCTGCCCTCCCGGCCTCCAGGGGCCTTGTCTGGAATGGCAGGGGTTGGACCCTTGGTAGCAGGGAGCTCCTCAGGGCCCCATCGTGGGGGTTCAGGCGCAGACCCGGGCTGGCACTGCTGCGGGAGCCTCAGGCGAACTTGACCAGGCGCCCCAGGGTCTCGGCAGCCTTCGCGCGCACCAGGGGGGCTGGGTCCTTGAGCAGGAGCTGCAGCGCTGGGGGACGGGGAGCCACTATCAGGGtgtcccggccccgcccccttcccggtgcctggagcctggggGGCCAGGACCCCATGGTGCACCCCCGCCTGGTGCGGGGGGCCACCCGCCCACCGCCCTCCTAAGACAGGCCTCTGCCGGGAGCGCCTGGGAGCCAACGGAAagatagtttttccttttttagtgttttttaagcTCTTTTGGAACAGTTAAGAAGTTTCCGTGAATTACTAGAGACGATGAGGTCACCAGTGACAGGGGAAAAATCCTTGAAATCCAGGAAAATCACTTAGTCCCCTGGTGCCCACAGGTCAGGGAGGCCCCTTACAGGCGGCAGGTTGCGGGGGGCAGGGCCGGGTCGGGGCTCAGCAGCCAacaggt harbors:
- the SCX gene encoding basic helix-loop-helix transcription factor scleraxis isoform X2 yields the protein MSFAMLRSAPPGRYLYPEVSPLSEDEDRGSESSGSDEKPCRVHAARCGLQGTRRRAGGRRAGGGAPGPGGRPGREPRQRHTANARERDRTNSVNTAFTALRTLIPTEPADRKLSKIETLRLASSYISHLGNVLLVGEACGDGQPCHSGPAFFHAARPGSPPPPPPPPPTRDGENAQPKQICTFCLSNQRKLTARVSSWGLNIWET
- the SCX gene encoding basic helix-loop-helix transcription factor scleraxis isoform X1, producing MSFAMLRSAPPGRYLYPEVSPLSEDEDRGSESSGSDEKPCRVHAARCGLQGTRRRAGGRRAGGGAPGPGGRPGREPRQRHTANARERDRTNSVNTAFTALRTLIPTEPADRKLSKIETLRLASSYISHLGNVLLVGEACGDGQPCHSGPAFFHAARPGSPPPPPPPPPTRDGENAQPKQICTFCLSNQRKLFRLCSTVLSSPKCTGTPGARTETERLRFGVRGDAAGLSTESPPVDPTQAQASCEGASGSSGANGRTSGGRTLHWPSWPRSTGTFCAGFLPGFSSGHYVLVFCVFDMII
- the SCX gene encoding basic helix-loop-helix transcription factor scleraxis isoform X3; this encodes MSFAMLRSAPPGRYLYPEVSPLSEDEDRGSESSGSDEKPCRVHAARCGLQGTRRRAGGRRAGGGAPGPGGRPGREPRQRHTANARERDRTNSVNTAFTALRTLIPTEPADRKLSKIETLRLASSYISHLGNVLLVGEACGDGQPCHSGPAFFHAARPGSPPPPPPPPPTRDGENAQPKQICTFCLSNQRKLSKDRDRKTTIRS